The following are from one region of the Mycolicibacterium helvum genome:
- a CDS encoding PIN domain-containing protein — translation MNPRPIMDAGPGLNLLSVNKERLLFATLGALSVPEAVQTEILRKARQDQRFAPAERVWNKLPERLMTVLCDDVTDQLSAAVQRISGVPLAQRARTGKDLGEIMVLAHAAVAAETGQHVTVLIDEGLGCQLATTEARRLQRLALSGQAAVGSIRMIHTTTVLERAAGGEHLPTKETMRNLYDRLRNLDDGLPPLANTNLMHLPCWQQ, via the coding sequence ATGAACCCGCGCCCCATCATGGACGCCGGACCGGGCCTGAACCTCCTGTCCGTAAACAAGGAACGCCTGCTCTTTGCCACCCTCGGAGCGCTCAGCGTTCCCGAAGCAGTCCAAACAGAGATCCTGCGCAAAGCCCGCCAAGACCAGCGCTTCGCGCCCGCCGAACGCGTCTGGAACAAACTGCCCGAACGCCTGATGACTGTGCTCTGCGACGATGTGACCGACCAACTGTCCGCGGCCGTCCAGCGCATCAGCGGCGTCCCGCTCGCCCAACGCGCACGCACCGGAAAGGACCTCGGTGAGATCATGGTCCTCGCCCACGCCGCCGTGGCCGCCGAGACCGGACAACACGTCACCGTCCTGATCGATGAAGGCCTCGGCTGTCAGCTCGCCACGACCGAAGCTCGCCGCCTGCAGCGACTAGCACTCAGCGGCCAGGCGGCGGTAGGCAGCATCCGCATGATCCACACCACCACGGTTCTCGAACGCGCAGCCGGCGGGGAACACCTGCCCACCAAAGAAACCATGCGCAACCTCTACGATCGGCTACGCAACCTCGACGACGGATTACCGCCATTGGCCAACACCAATCTCATGCACCTCCCCTGTTGGCAGCAGTAG
- a CDS encoding ImmA/IrrE family metallo-endopeptidase encodes MSAEHEAAVAAAKFRSDHHLGSQPLGDLVALIERTTGHDVAVLDAGPDEHGLTMRDPARQAVFIAVARSCQPMRQRSTLAHELAHVLFGDWTDGEDLDLRSPAEIRADAFARHLLIPGEGLNVFLSHSSDVTEAELSAVVQWFLVSPALAAIALYHWDYIDVLTKDHWMQLSTPQLATRYGWMDQYRSLQNDANRTRSPQRLLARAIAGYRESVVSAQTLATLRGVSLEEVEEELAQAGVVPAEHQPPWMNATELPPVTVDLSDLDDEDMPTE; translated from the coding sequence ATGTCAGCTGAGCACGAGGCCGCGGTGGCGGCCGCGAAATTCCGCAGCGACCACCACCTGGGGAGTCAACCACTGGGCGATCTGGTCGCTCTGATCGAACGGACCACAGGCCACGACGTCGCTGTACTCGATGCAGGCCCGGACGAACACGGCCTGACGATGCGTGACCCCGCACGTCAGGCCGTCTTTATCGCCGTGGCACGCAGCTGCCAGCCCATGCGACAGCGCAGCACGCTGGCCCATGAGCTGGCGCACGTCTTGTTCGGCGACTGGACCGACGGCGAAGACCTCGATCTCCGTTCCCCAGCAGAGATTCGCGCCGATGCCTTCGCCCGGCATCTGCTGATTCCCGGCGAGGGTCTCAACGTGTTCCTCTCACACTCCAGTGACGTGACCGAGGCTGAGCTTTCCGCCGTCGTGCAGTGGTTTCTCGTGTCCCCGGCTCTTGCCGCTATTGCCCTGTATCACTGGGACTACATCGACGTCCTTACCAAAGACCACTGGATGCAGCTTTCGACGCCTCAACTGGCGACCCGCTATGGCTGGATGGACCAGTACCGATCCCTGCAAAACGACGCCAACCGCACCCGTTCCCCCCAGCGTCTGCTCGCCCGAGCCATCGCTGGCTACCGCGAAAGTGTCGTATCGGCACAGACCTTGGCCACACTGCGGGGAGTCAGCCTTGAAGAGGTGGAAGAAGAACTCGCCCAAGCCGGGGTCGTCCCCGCCGAACACCAGCCGCCGTGGATGAACGCGACAGAACTGCCCCCAGTGACGGTCGACCTCAGCGATCTGGACGACGAGGACATGCCCACCGAATGA